From a single Oceanobacillus kimchii X50 genomic region:
- a CDS encoding DUF1850 domain-containing protein produces the protein MKSKNKWIVGGAITVVLLFFLFNKVTVVEVGIDGRSYYIHDREFELKWIHSVEKEEWVEVYKINENKLSLIETYFKTFGAGVPAQGEVIPSSDGYIHMKMDVSYKELNIAVSENVKTTLSTDKKDVHLYKLTENYNNVVLTVKELFIWKVWEGEIL, from the coding sequence ATGAAGAGCAAAAATAAGTGGATTGTAGGGGGTGCAATTACGGTTGTACTCCTATTTTTCCTCTTCAACAAAGTTACTGTGGTTGAAGTAGGAATTGATGGGAGAAGTTATTATATTCATGATAGAGAGTTTGAATTGAAATGGATTCATTCTGTAGAAAAAGAAGAATGGGTTGAAGTATACAAAATTAATGAAAATAAATTAAGTTTAATAGAAACATATTTTAAGACTTTTGGTGCTGGCGTGCCTGCACAAGGGGAAGTTATACCATCTTCAGATGGTTATATACATATGAAAATGGATGTAAGCTATAAAGAACTAAATATAGCAGTTTCGGAAAATGTGAAAACGACTTTATCCACTGATAAAAAGGATGTTCATTTATACAAATTAACAGAAAATTATAATAATGTAGTGTTGACTGTAAAAGAACTGTTTATATGGAAAGTTTGGGAAGGGGAAATTTTATGA
- a CDS encoding TAXI family TRAP transporter solute-binding subunit encodes MKRNWAILLLLLLIPIITACGGDSEDAEGESGESLETNIVTIATGGSSGPYNIIGTTLAEEYSSVYGINSRTQTTGASVENVNLMEQDKIEMAFTMSDVVSQAIAGEVSFEQPVEKVNQIASLYPNYVQIVTTADSGIETFEDLKGKRIAVGDQNSGVEVNARTLLNGHGITYDDIEVDYLGYAEAADGLRAGQLDAAFLTSGLPNASLMELSETLDIRLVKINPEDVESIAQDASYFVSLEIPADTYGNAEPVPTAAIMNALVVHADMSEDDVYQLTKTFFESLETLGNSHQAATEISLEAAQEGHVAPLHPGAERYYEEQK; translated from the coding sequence ATGAAAAGAAATTGGGCAATATTATTACTATTATTATTGATACCTATTATTACTGCATGTGGAGGAGATAGTGAAGATGCAGAAGGTGAATCAGGAGAAAGTTTAGAAACAAATATCGTCACAATAGCTACAGGTGGTTCATCTGGTCCTTATAATATTATAGGTACCACACTAGCTGAAGAATATAGTAGTGTTTATGGTATCAACTCGAGAACTCAAACAACAGGAGCATCCGTTGAAAATGTAAACCTGATGGAACAAGATAAGATAGAAATGGCATTTACCATGAGTGATGTTGTGAGTCAAGCTATTGCAGGAGAAGTAAGTTTTGAGCAACCCGTTGAAAAAGTAAATCAAATTGCATCGTTATATCCTAATTATGTTCAAATTGTGACAACTGCTGATTCAGGAATTGAAACATTTGAAGATTTAAAAGGGAAGCGAATCGCTGTTGGTGACCAAAATTCTGGTGTAGAAGTTAATGCGCGAACTTTACTAAATGGGCACGGTATCACATATGATGATATTGAAGTAGATTATCTGGGTTATGCAGAAGCGGCTGATGGTTTACGTGCAGGTCAATTAGATGCTGCGTTTTTAACAAGTGGACTTCCTAATGCTTCGTTAATGGAATTATCGGAAACATTAGATATTCGTCTAGTGAAAATAAATCCTGAAGATGTAGAGTCGATCGCACAAGATGCTTCTTATTTTGTATCTTTAGAAATTCCTGCGGATACATATGGTAATGCGGAACCAGTTCCTACAGCCGCAATTATGAATGCTTTAGTTGTTCATGCGGATATGAGTGAAGACGATGTATACCAATTAACCAAAACATTCTTTGAAAGTTTAGAGACATTAGGTAATTCACATCAAGCTGCAACAGAGATTTCATTAGAAGCTGCGCAAGAAGGACATGTTGCTCCTTTACACCCTGGTGCTGAGCGTTATTATGAAGAGCAAAAATAA
- a CDS encoding FixH family protein gives MMKYKALIFVSVLFIFLTACSQNEEDTNTNDENLDDVVPELTVDFDIPEHVEKGETIDLTAHVTYGDSPVEDADEVLFEVWTQGNNDQSVELEGKHQENGTYTATFTFEEEEVYEMYAHTTAEAIHSMPFKTVIVGNATPSEEDKHNEMDHEHHQEGHESENHDDHE, from the coding sequence ATGATGAAATACAAAGCACTAATTTTTGTATCCGTTTTATTTATCTTCCTCACAGCATGTTCTCAAAATGAGGAAGATACGAATACAAACGATGAGAATTTAGATGATGTTGTTCCCGAACTTACAGTTGACTTTGATATCCCTGAACATGTAGAAAAAGGAGAAACAATTGATTTAACTGCTCATGTTACTTATGGCGATTCCCCTGTTGAAGATGCTGATGAAGTACTTTTCGAAGTGTGGACTCAAGGCAATAATGACCAAAGTGTTGAATTGGAGGGAAAGCATCAGGAAAACGGTACTTATACTGCGACTTTTACATTTGAAGAAGAAGAGGTATATGAAATGTATGCACATACTACTGCAGAAGCCATACATAGTATGCCGTTTAAGACAGTGATTGTAGGAAATGCAACTCCATCAGAAGAAGACAAGCATAACGAAATGGACCACGAACACCATCAAGAGGGACACGAATCGGAGAATCATGACGATCATGAATAA
- a CDS encoding ABC transporter permease codes for MASKNSHAEQQTANPSLVGQLQQDHIEEISPWKETLSSLFRSRLAMIGIIILFLFLVIAIIGPLLTPYDYAEQDLTNRLQPPSNEHILGTDHIGRDIATRIIYGASVSLQVGFYAVTGALFFGTLLGIVAGFFGKWIDMIISRIFDILLAFPSILLAIAIVAILGPSLENALVAIAIVNIPIFGRLVRSKVISLREEEYIMAARAQGMKNGRIIFQHILPNSTAPIIVQATLSFGTAIIEAAALGFLGLGAQHPTPEWGRMLADGRAFLQLAPWTLIAPGLCIMLVVLAFNLIGDGLRDALDPKMKY; via the coding sequence ATGGCGAGCAAAAATTCACATGCAGAACAGCAAACTGCTAATCCATCTCTTGTAGGACAATTACAACAAGATCATATAGAAGAAATTAGCCCTTGGAAGGAGACACTTTCTAGTTTATTTAGAAGTCGGTTAGCAATGATCGGTATTATTATATTGTTTCTATTTTTAGTAATTGCAATTATAGGTCCCTTGTTAACGCCGTATGATTATGCAGAACAAGACCTTACGAATAGACTTCAGCCTCCATCAAATGAACACATACTCGGTACGGATCATATTGGTCGAGATATAGCTACACGAATTATATACGGGGCTTCTGTTTCACTACAGGTAGGTTTTTATGCTGTTACGGGTGCGCTTTTTTTTGGAACTTTACTTGGTATTGTAGCGGGATTTTTTGGGAAATGGATTGATATGATTATATCTCGTATTTTTGATATTTTACTTGCGTTTCCTAGTATTCTATTAGCAATAGCGATTGTAGCGATTTTGGGTCCATCGCTAGAAAATGCTTTAGTGGCTATTGCCATCGTCAACATTCCTATTTTCGGTAGATTAGTAAGATCAAAAGTAATTAGTTTACGTGAGGAAGAATATATTATGGCTGCACGTGCTCAGGGAATGAAGAATGGTAGAATTATTTTTCAACATATTCTACCGAACAGCACAGCTCCTATTATCGTACAAGCTACGTTGAGTTTTGGGACTGCCATTATAGAAGCTGCTGCTTTAGGATTTCTTGGGTTAGGGGCACAACACCCTACTCCGGAATGGGGAAGAATGCTTGCTGACGGTAGAGCATTTCTTCAGTTAGCACCGTGGACATTAATTGCACCAGGTCTTTGTATAATGTTAGTTGTTTTAGCCTTTAATCTAATTGGAGATGGCTTACGAGATGCACTAGATCCGAAGATGAAATATTAG
- a CDS encoding ABC transporter permease, with protein sequence MLAYIGRRLLMLIPVLLGMTIITFSIVHLIPGNPAKVILGETATEQSIKSLEESMGLNEPYLVQYTRYLGDLVQGDLGTSLRTKADISNEIWPYIAATFELTLFAMLFAIVIGVNAGIISAWKQNSWFDFLAMLFALIGVSMPVFWLALMEQWVFAQELGWLPANSRQNPRDPIAAITHFYVLDSLIHLDFQRTLTILKHLVLPSIALGTIPMAIIARMTRSSMLEVMKSDYIRTVRAKGSGQFLVVYKHALKNAIIPVITVIGLQTGVLLGGAILTETIFSWPGIGRYVYEAISFRDYPVIQSGILVIAFLFVIINLIVDILYKKIDPRINY encoded by the coding sequence ATGCTAGCATACATAGGTCGTAGATTATTAATGCTCATACCAGTTTTGCTCGGGATGACGATTATAACCTTTTCCATTGTTCATTTAATTCCTGGTAATCCAGCTAAGGTTATTCTAGGAGAAACAGCTACGGAACAATCAATTAAGAGTCTAGAAGAATCTATGGGATTAAATGAACCTTATCTTGTACAGTATACTCGCTATCTTGGTGATTTGGTACAAGGAGATTTAGGTACGTCATTACGTACTAAGGCAGATATTTCAAACGAAATTTGGCCATATATCGCTGCTACATTTGAACTGACTCTTTTTGCCATGCTTTTTGCGATTGTAATCGGAGTAAATGCAGGAATTATTAGTGCTTGGAAGCAAAACTCCTGGTTTGATTTTCTTGCAATGTTGTTTGCATTAATAGGGGTATCAATGCCAGTATTTTGGCTAGCGCTTATGGAACAATGGGTATTTGCACAAGAACTCGGGTGGTTACCTGCAAATAGTAGGCAGAACCCAAGAGATCCAATAGCCGCCATAACTCATTTCTATGTTCTTGATTCATTAATACACCTTGATTTTCAACGTACATTAACTATTTTAAAGCATTTAGTGTTACCTAGTATTGCTTTAGGAACTATACCAATGGCAATTATTGCTCGAATGACCAGATCGAGTATGTTAGAAGTAATGAAATCGGATTATATTAGAACAGTAAGAGCAAAAGGTTCAGGACAATTTTTAGTCGTTTATAAACATGCATTAAAAAATGCGATTATCCCTGTAATTACTGTTATTGGACTACAAACCGGAGTGTTATTAGGTGGAGCAATATTAACAGAAACTATATTTAGTTGGCCTGGAATAGGAAGATATGTGTATGAAGCAATTAGTTTCCGAGATTATCCTGTTATTCAATCGGGTATTTTAGTAATTGCATTTTTGTTTGTCATCATTAATCTAATTGTAGATATTCTGTATAAGAAAATCGATCCAAGGATTAATTATTAA